One part of the Odontesthes bonariensis isolate fOdoBon6 chromosome 15, fOdoBon6.hap1, whole genome shotgun sequence genome encodes these proteins:
- the usp1 gene encoding ubiquitin carboxyl-terminal hydrolase 1: MPSLQGENVVAAQGSPVKKSKLSLKFFQKKETKRALDFDDLQTHEPKTSEPEEPEGSSEQVVYGPSPCPASPGIPLPCEKRENLVPFVGLNNLGNTCYLNSVLQVLHFCPGFREGVKKLYSLSKRKEKPKEETNEKEEPQSQQSDSASETLPSHIELLGSFNSLITSVEELQSSFLLNPVSFSDGELATPPRKVLHTLRQLNPMYEGYLQHDAQEVLQCILGYIQEACDTIRKEQELERQDDDVKEVKMENGIHSISSGSEKESKCPPDEDGQVSGKRKSDTEVGNAKKKPKSAKSKKSDTGEENICISKPLTRSKRKSSNDITAESTQKKDAVEVEEEGRKKGNEEEGNDENASKETEGKKKRRAKLSWLRPSGKQPSIFSKFCSVGKISSTTVKNQNKAEEESGLTDEQNEKTGQDSLTKSSAEEKSTENHTEGLGWMEQLFQGQLVLRTRCLECESFTERREDFQDISVPVLDDQPDSPDNLSEVSPDPKPELKTLNWAIAQFASVERIVGEDKYFCETCHHYTEAERSLLFDKTPEVITIHLKRFSANSLELDPYAGLSKVNTPLQTPLTLSLEEWCTKPSSIKSQRYQLFAVVMHSGATISSGHYTAYIRMSDLKDVKLWLRDEKETQVEKEEKEEKEVAQKDAVLDYDDGEVSFSLSARGQRRLASKNSKSGNKKLSEGGVGLLGGQRSLSSYELGNNGSSKHTEKAGSSQAAGGSKRRKTINSSGQNTEAELKKEPEAAEEASVTSCGGVEATEQQALNNLLEYEGKWLLFDDSEVRLFEEEDFLRACCPETCSSSTPYLLFYKRMPEPGH; the protein is encoded by the exons ATGCCAAGTCTTCAAGGTGAAAATGTTGTGGCGGCGCAGGGGAGCCCCGTGAAGAAGAGTAAACTCTCTTTGAAGTTCTTCCAGAAGAAAGAAACCAAACGGGCTCTGGATTTCGATGATCTACAGACCCATGAGCCCAAAACATCCGAACCAGAGGAGCCTGAGGGAAG CAGTGAGCAGGTGGTCTATGGTCCCTCTCCCTGTCCAGCATCACCTGGCATTCCTCTGCCATGTGAGAAGAGAGAAAACCTGGTGCCATTTGTGGGGCTCAACAATCTAGGCAACACCTGCTATTTGAACAGTGTCTTACAG GTTCTGCATTTCTGCCCAGGGTTCAGAGAAGGCGTAAAGAAGCTGTACAGCCtctcaaaaagaaaagaaaaaccaaaggaagaaactaatgaaaaagaagag CCACAAAGTCAGCAGTCAGATTCTGCGTCTGAGACTCTGCCATCTCACATTGAGCTCCTTGGGAGCTTCAACAGTCTGATAACTTCAGTCGAGGAGCTGCAGTCCAGCTTTCTGCTCAACCCTGTGAGCTTCAGTGATGGAGAGCTGGCCACGCCGCCTCGTAAAGTACTGCACACGCTCAG GCAGCTGAACCCCATGTACGAAGGCTATCTCCAGCACGACGCTCAGGAGGTTCTGCAGTGCATCCTGGGATATATCCAGGAGGCCTGTGACACCATCAGGAAGGAACAGGAGTTGGAACGCCAGGATGATGATGTTAAAGAAGTTAAAATGGAGAACGGCATCCATTCGATTTCCAGCGGCTCTGAGAAAGAATCCAAATGTCCCCCAGATGAGGACGGCCAAGTTAGCGGCAAGAGGAAGAGTGACACCGAGGTGGGAAATGCTAAGAAGAAGCCAAAGTCTGCCAAGTCTAAGAAGTCTGACACCGGGGAGGAAAACATCTGTATAAGCAAACCCCTGACTCGCTCCAAGAGGAAGTCCTCCAATGACATCACAGCAGAAAGCACTCAGAAGAAAGATGCAGTGGAGGTAGAAGAGGAAGGGAGGAAGAAAGGAAACGAAGAAGAAGGGAATGATGAAAATGCATCGAAAGAGACGGAAGggaaaaagaagaggagagCTAAGCTGAGCTGGCTGAGACCGTCGGGGAAACAGCCGAGTATTTTCTCAAAGTTCTGCAGCGTGGGAAAGATCAGCTCCACGACCGTGAAAAACCAGAACAAAGCCGAGGAAGAAAGTGGACTGACAGACGAGCAGAACGAGAAGACTGGACAAGACTCGCTGACTAAAAGCTCAGCTGAGGAAAAGAGCACAGAGAACCATACAG AGGGTCTGGGTTGGATGGAACAGTTGTTCCAGGGCCAGCTGGTTCTGAGGACTCGATGTCTGGAGTGTGAGAGTTTCACCGAGAGGAGAGAGGACTTTCAGGACATCAGTGTCCCGGTCctcgatgaccaacccgacagcCCAGACAACCTCTCTGAGG TCTCTCCAGACCCTAAACCAGAGTTGAAGACTCTGAATTGGGCCATTGCGCAGTTTGCCTCAGTGGAGCGTATCGTTGGGGAGGACAAATACTTCTGTGAAACCTGCCATCATTACACCGAGGCTGAGAGAAGCCTGCTGTTTGACAAAACTCCTGAAGTCATCACCATTCACCTGAAGCGCTTCTCTGCCAACAGCTTGGA GTTGGACCCGTATGCCGGCCTCTCTAAGGTGAACACTCCCTTGCAGACACCCTTGACCTTGTCTCTGGAGGAGTGGTGCACAAAGCCCTCATCCATTAAAAGTCAACGCTATCAGCTATTTGCTGTTGTCATGCACAGTGGTGCCACCATCAGCAGTGGCCACTACACCGCCTACATACGCATGTCTGACCtaaaagatgtgaagctgtggCTGCGGGACGAAAAAGAAACTCAagtggagaaggaggagaaagaagagaaagaggTGGCACAGAAAGACGCAGTTCTGGACTACGATGATGGCGAGGTGTCTTTCAGCCTTAGTGCAAGGGGGCAGAGACGTTTGGCGTCTAAAAACTCTAAATCGGGGAACAAAAAGCTGTCGGAGGGTGGTGTTGGACTCTTGGGAGGACAGAGGAGCCTGTCCAGTTATGAGCTTGGAAACAATGGTAGCAGCAAACATACAGAAAAAGCAGGGAGCAGCCAAGCAGCCGGGGGATCGAAACGGAGGAAGACCATCAACAGCTCCGGTCAAAACACCGAGGCCGAACTTAAAAAGGAGCCGGAGGCTGCAGAGGAGGCATCAGTGACTTCCTGTGGTGGAGTCGAGGCCACGGAGCAGCAGGCTCTGAACAACCTCCTGGAATATGAGGGCAAATGGCTGCTGTTTGATGACTCTGAGGTGCGTTTATTTGAGGAGGAGGATTTTCTGCGAGCCTGCTGTCCTGAGACGTGCTCCTCGTCGACACCTTACCTGCTGTTCTACAAAAGGATGCCTGAACCCGGACACTGA